AAGGATTCACTCAAAAAAATATTGAAAATCAACATCTTTTGTGGGTTCGCTATAATCTTAAACTGAAGATAAGTGAGACCTACCAAATTCAACAAGAACTTGAAGAACGTACTTATTGGTATCCTTGGCGGCAACATCAAATAGTAGCTAGAACACATGTATTAAGGTCTTTTGGTAATGATTGGAAAGCTGGGGTTGCGTTTACCTATTCTGAACAATCACTTCCCAATAATCCAAATATAAAAAGTTCTGAAAATGTTGGCGAATTACGACCGCAAATAGAAATTTATAACCGACAAGCCTTAATGCTAAAACTAGATTTAGAACATCGTTTTTGGACTGAATTTAGATTTTTTGAACAATCTGATGGAGCATTCGATTTTACAAATGTAAGAATGCGTTATAGATTAGAACTTCAATATAAAGTTGATAAAAAAGTATCTTTAAAAGTGTTTGATGAAATTCACTTAAACATCGGAAATAAGATTACCTATAATGTGTTTGACCAAAACCGCTATGGCGGCAGTATTCAGTATATGCCTATAAAAGATTTAGGGGTGGAGCTTGGGTATTTAAATTGGTTTCAACAAAGACAATCAGGTGTCGATTTTTATAACCGAAATATTGTCCGTTTCACAATTCATCAAAATATCAATTTTAAAGCGAAAGTATAATGTCAGAATTATTTAATGTTTTAACCATCCCATTTCTTTTGGCTATGTTTTTGGCAGTTACAATGGGTGGTAGCGGTACAGCACCTGCATTTTCAGCAGCTTATGGTGCCAATGTTATAAAACAAAGTTTAATACCTGGTTTATTTGGTGTCATGGTTTTAGCAGGCGCGTTAATAGCCGGAAAACAAGTGTCTTTAACTTTAGGGAACGGGCTATTAGATCAATCGTTTTTTACACCTTTTAATACATCCATTATATTATTATCAGTTGGGTTGTCGTTACTAATTGCTAATTTAATAGGCGTACCGCAATCTACCAGTCAGTCTACGGTGTTGTCAATCGCTGGGGCTGCTACTGCTTTAGATAGTTTAAATACTCATAAATTATTTTTTGAAATTATTCCATTCTGGATCATCCTTCCCATTATTTCATTTGCTATTATGTTATTACTTGCAAAGTGGGTTTTTCCTTTTATAAAGAGAAAACATAATACCTATGATTACACACCTATTAATCAAAGTAAAGGATTGAAAGTATTACTCGTTTTATCATCATTATATGTCGCTTTTTCAATTGGAGCTAATAACGTAGCAAATGCAGCCGCACCCATTGCATCTTTAACTGCAAACGAAATAGGGCAAGACAGTATTAAAAATTTTGTTCCAATAATTATTCTATCGGTTTTAATTGTAGCGCCTTGTTTTGCTATTGGAAGTTCACTTTTAGGTCACAAAGTAACTCAAAAAACAGGAAAAGAAATTATTGAAGTCACACCCTTCTACGGTACCATTATAGCTGTAATTGTGGCTAGTTTACTTATTATAGCATCGGTTACTAAAGGCATTCCCACATCGTTAGTACAATTAAACGGAGGTGCTTTTATTGCATTAAGCATCAGTAAAAAAGGTGTGAAAAATACTTTTAAAAATAAAACAGTGAGACGCTTTTTCATTGTTTGGAGTATTGCTCCAGTGTTTTCATATTTATTAACCTATGTTTTGATAAATTTATTTAAATAATAGTCAATTAATTTAAATATTAATGTGTCAGTATGTCTTATAATAGATTTATTTTATGGTGTCAATCAAAAACAAACAGATGTTTTTATTCTGTGAAAATCTGCGAAATCAGTGAAATAATTTTACAATTCACTATTTTTTATTATCCCGCTGATTTTTTCATCTTCATGGCAGAAAACGCATATGTAGAAATAAATAATTAAGTATTTAAAAATCATATAATTAAAGTATTTCTTTTAAATAAAATTAATTGCCCTTTATTTAGATTACATTCGCTTAAAATTAATGTCTATAGAATCTAAAGTAAGGCAGATTGAACAACTGTTTGAACGTCTTGATATTGAAATTTCTAAATTTCAAACCGAAACCAATTTACATTGTATAGCAGGTTGTGGTAAATGTTGTACCAAACCCGATATAGACGCATCTCCTTTAGAATTTTTACCCTATGCGTTTCATCTTTTTTTAAATGGAGAAGCAGAAAAAACACTTATAGAATTACAGAATACTACTAAAACGGTTTGTCATATCTACCAACCTCTGTCAGTACTTAATAGTCTTGATGGACGCTGCGGGAACTACCAATACCGAGGTCTTATATGTCGTCTTTTTGGCTATGCCTCAAGTAGAGATAAATATGGAAAACTTAGGTTGGCAACTTGTAGCATTATTAAAGAAAACCAAAGTAAAAACTATGAAGAAGCTAAAGAAGCCATTAGCCAAGGTCTTTATGTACCTATTTTCACAGATTATTACATGCAACTTAATCAGATTGATTTTCATCTTGGTAATACCATTTTACCAATCAATAAAGCATTAAAAGTTGCTATTGAAGAGGTCTTAAATTATTATATATATAGACCATTACCTAACGGATATAAAAATGCTTCATAAATATTTTTTATCAGATCGTTTTTTTTCTAAGAATTTAATTAGAAAATAAAAACAGATTACCACCTAAATTTATGAGAAAAGTACCTTTACGTCGAGATAAAACCTGCCTTAACTGTAATTATTCGGTTAAGGAACGCTATTGTCCAAATTGTGGACAAGAAAACACAGAAAGTCGTAAAAGTTTTCATCACATATTCGGTCATTTTTTTAAAGATTTTACTCATTATGATAATGCGTTTTGGCGAACCATTTATAATTTGTTATTCAAACCTGCGGCTTTATCTAAAGCCTATATGTCTGGTAAACGTTTATATTATTTGAATCCCATTCGACTTTATATTTTTATTAGTTTTATTACCTTTTTTATAATTTCAGTGTTTCCCAATGAAACTGCTGAAATTAAAATAGCATTAAACAAAAAAACTACAGAAGAGTCCCATTTTCCCTCCATAGATTCATTACACATTGAGGCGAGAGGTATTGATGGCTTAACCAAAATGGGAGTAATTTCTCAAGAAAGTAATGACTCCATTAAAAAGCTACTTAAGGAAACGAATGAAATTAATTCAAAAGGTATTATAAACTTGGGTTATAAAGATATTGATGAACTAGATTCCTTGCAAAAAAGTGGTGCTAAAAACATAAAACTTAACTCCATCAAAAATTACTTTCTTAAAAAATGGCTTACTGTAGAAGAGGAGCATACCGAAAAGGAGATATTTACTAAATTTTCAGAATCTTTTAGTCATAATTTCCCAAAGGTATTGTTTATTTATATGCCCATATTTGCTTTAATTCTATGGGTTTTTAATAATAAGAAAAAGTATTATTATTTTGATCATGCTATATTCACGCTTCACTATTTTTCATTTTTGCTCATCATGATATTGGTACTATTTTTTATAGACAAATTAAAACCATTATTAAACACATCTCCAGTCTTGGGGTGGGTTCATTTTGGTTTAAAAACCTTGGGCATTTTATTTATGTTTTATTATTTCTTTCCAGCACATCGACTTTTCTATAAAGATAAATTTTTCCTTTCTTTTGTAAAAAGTGCTTCGGTGTATGTAATTAACCTGTTGGTTTTTAATGTTATTTTAGTGTTGTTTAGTTTGTTCACTTATTTGAGTTTGGAGTAGATTTAGAATTAGTTGCCATTTTTGTTCACACTTCATATTAAATAATTTATAAATTTAGTGGTGTTTTTTAGACTTGACCTTATAGAAAAAAATTAACATTAGATATAAAATATTAAAACGATTTCATATCAAGGCGTTAAACGAATCCTCCAGTGAAATTTCTACCTTCCTCAATAAACTCCAAAACAATCACTTATTTTAAAAATCTAAATTGGTTAAACACCACATTGACAGCTCTAATCTCAATAACTAAAACAGAATGATTATTTTATTGTGTAACTAATAATTCCATCACTTTTTTCATTCCAATAGTAGCGTTTTTCGCGATAACTGTTATGTTGTTTTTGCTTTCCATGGCCGGCTTAGGATCTATAAAATAAGTAGGTGTATTTTTTGGGACGTAATGCATCAAACCAGCAGCAGGATATACTTGCATAGAAGTGCCAATAATAAGAAGTGTGTCGGCAGTTTTGCAAATTTCAATAGCGTTTTCAATCATGGGTACATCTTCACCAAACCAAACAATATGCGGGCGCAATTGATGTCCATTAGGGCAGGTGTCTCCTAAGTTAATATCTGTTTTACAATCAAAAAAAGTATAAGCATCCACAATGTTTCTCGATTTTAGCAATTCACCGTGTAAATGAATCACGTTGGTGCTGCCAGCACGTTCGTGTAAATCGTCTACATTTTGGGTAATAATGCTTACTTTAAAATGTGTTTCAAGTCCTGCCAAATCAAAATGTGCAGAATTTGGTTCTACTTCAAATAATTGTTTGCGACGTTGATTGTAAAAATCTAATACCAATTTAGGATTTGTCTCAAAACCTTCGGGAGTGGCTACTTCCATAACATCATGCCCTTCCCACAAACCATCGGCGTCTCTAAAGGTTTTAATACCGCTTTCGGCACTTATGCCTGCGCCTGTAAGTACAACTATGTGTTTCATGTGTTTATAAATTATTTGCTTTTTTATTCGTCGTATGGTGCTTCTATATAATGATTCTTAGGGTGTCGAGGGTTCGTTATGGAAGGTTCATGATAATAAAAATAACAAATTTCACGTTATTGCGAAGAGGCACGACGAAGCAATCTGTTTATTTGGATTTGAATTAAATTTTTAGTTTCGATTTATGAGATTGCTTCGTACCTCGCAATGACGTATGGATTTTAGCTTGTTGCTGCGATTAATTTGCGTTAGGGATTGTAGCGGCATCCTTTTTGAGGCACGAAAAAAGATATAGCGAAAAGCCCGACCCTTGTGGTAACGCCCAAATACTTCAATTTATAAGATTACTTCGGTTTTTCTTCCTTATAAATGTCGAAATGTTTGTTATTTTTGAAACATGACAGATCTAAAACTCTTAGAACATTTAGAGACCTTTTTAACCGACTCACGCAAGGGAAAATTTACTAAAGTATTAGCACAACGTACCAAGCATTTTACGGTTGCTACCGAAGATGTGTATCAGTTACACAACACAAGTGCCGTAATGCGCAGTTGCGACGTGTTTGGTATACAAGAAGTAAATATAGTTGAAGAGCAAAACTCGAAACACATTGATAGAGAAATTGCCATGGGCTCCCAAAAATGGGTGGACTTAAATAGGTTTCAAACGGTGAAAGATTGTATTGCCGATTTAAAACAAAAGGGCTATCAAATAGTAGCTACCACGCCACATACAAATGATTGCGAGTTGCACGATTTTGATGTAACCAAAAAATCTTGTTTTTTCTTTGGAAGAGAAACAGAAGGTTTATCGGAAGAGGTTTTAAAGGCTGCTGATTGCTATTTAAAAATACCTATGGTTGGTTTTACCGAAAGTTTAAATATATCAGTAAGTGCTGCTATTATTTTACAGCATGTTACCACTAAACTAAAGCAAACATCTATTAATTGGGAACTAACGGAGAATGAATTGCTAGAAAAGCGTTTAGATTGGATAAAGAAAACGATTAAAAGTTATGATGAAATTGTAGAGAGGTACTACAAAAAAGAGTCCTCTTAATCCTTTAAATTTTTTACTTGAAAGTGTGTTAATGTTTTGTTTTCTCTTTTTCGAACTCAGATATAACAATTAAAAATTCTTCACTACAAGTAAATAATTTATCTAAAAGAAGAAAGTTGTTTTCTTTTAAAAGAAGCTTATTATCGATGTTTTTGTTTTCGCAATAATCAAAAAACAATGGGATGTATGCCTTTGGTATTTTTAAATCATTTTTTAGAAGGTTGTCATTCAAAAATTCCTGTTTAGCAAATAAAGAATCTAAGGCTTTGTGAGTTATTGGTACAATAGAAATTGTTTTTGATTTATTGTTATTCTTGAAAAGTTTACCAATAAGTGATGCTATTTTAATAAAATCAAGATTGCCGCTAGGTGGAGGACTGTATAAATGTGGATTATTTTTGATGTCATTTTTTATTTGAAGCCCTATATCAGCGGTATAACTTTCGGCACTAAATGTTTTTTGAGTTTTATCCATAAGTAATACTTCATCGAGGTCATTCACGATTTTTATGAGTTCTATAACGATTTTATTTTCAAAAGATTTTTCATTCAACAATACATCCTTTTCTTTGTGAAAAAGAGAGGTGAATTTTAATGTGTCATTAATAGAGGCATCAATAGAAAAATCGCCATATTCATTAGTGTAAGTAAAAATGTTTTTATTTGTATTTAAAATTTTAGCGCCCTTTACAGAAGATTCATTATCATAAATTTTACCAATAATTTGTTGCGATATGACAAAATTTGGAATAAGTATTAAAACAGATATAACTATTAATTTATACATAGAACAAACAATGGTTAGTATAACAAGTTGTTTGTAAATTTAATAAACCAAATAGTTTGTAAGTTGTTATTTATGAGAGTTTAACATACTAGTTAACTATAATTTATGATACAAAATGAGGAAGCATTTGCTTCCTCTTTTATTTAAATTTATTTTCTTCATTCTACCTTCGACTTCTATTTAAAACCTTGTATTCTTCATAGCATTCACTTATGGCGTCTAGTATTTGAAGATCGTTTGCAGTTTGTATAAAACCTTTGGTGTAATTACATTGACTCACAATTTCATCTAAATCGATCCTATCTACTTGTAGTAAGGCCATAAGCATTTCTCTATCAAAACGAGAAGCTAAAAGGTTTCTAATCTCATCATCTTCCTTCATCTTTTTTAGCTTACGCATTTCATTTGGGTTCTTACCAAACATACGATGTAGAAAATCGGCCGGATTAAATATAGACCCAATAATTTTTGTAATAGTTGATGATTTTCCAGCTTCATAGCCGCTAGATAAACCTGAAATACTGTAACGATAATTATTGTTAATTATAGGAACTTGTTTGATATCTACTTCTAAGTACCCAGTTAATTTTAATTGGTTTACAACCACGGTCTCAAGTGCTAATGCTAATTCTGTAAGTTCAATTTTAGAGCTACCAAATCTTAACCAGTCGTTAGTAACACGTACTTTTATAGATTTAAAGCCTAAATAAGATAAATGCAATGTGTCGTTCACTTTAGCAACGATTTGGAAATTACCCTCGCTATTAGTAGACGTTCCCTTTACCTGATTAAGGTTAACAATATTCACATTTTCAAGCGGTTCTCCATTAGATGAGTTTACAATAACTCCCATAACACTATTTATTTCTTGAGTTATTGCCGTAGCAGAAACAAATAAACATATAAAAAGGAGTAGGTGATTCTTCATGTAATTGATTAGTTAACGTAAATGTGGTTATAAAAGTACTAAACGAAACACTAATAATGAATTTCTAGGTTTTATTTTGACTTAAAATTAACAAAAACGTTTAATTAACGTCTAGAGCGTCTCGGTCTTGAAACTCCAGAATCACTTGGTTTAGAGTCGCTCCCTGAACGTCTTGCCGATCTGTTTGGTGCTGAACCGGCCGATTTAAAATCGCCACCAGAACGTCTTGGTCTTGATTCATCGCCACCACGTCTTTCACCTCTGTTTCCAGAATCCCCTCTAGAACTAGAGCGTCTTTCACTACCTTTTCTATCATCACGTCTTCCGCCACTACGTCTGTCGTTGCGTCTTCCACCACCACCGCGGTTTTCAGAAACTTCAACATTTACAAAACGTCCGTTGTGTTTATAATCTGTAAAGAAAGCTAATATTTTATCTTTTAATTCATTTTCAGTATTAAAGAAAGAGAAGCTCTCTTTTACTTCCACTTTAAACACATCGTCTCTACCAAGTTCTAAAACTTCTTTTAAGAAATCTTTTAACTGCATCCAATCGAAACCATCTTTACTACCAACGTTGATAAAGTAACGGGTGGAATCTGAACTTCCTCCAAAATCGCGACCGCCATCACGTCCACTATCTCTATCTCGGATATCACCCTCTGAAACATTTAGGTTTTTAGATTTTTGGTAATAGTTGAAGAAACGTGAAAATTCAACCGAAAAGAATTTTTTAATTAATTCTTCTTTTGATGTTTCTTCAAACAATTCGTTAATACTGGTTAGATATTTGTCTATTTCGTGGTTAACTTCTGTATGGTGAATTTTATTAGCAAGCGACATAAGTTGCACTTCGCATATTGCCATGCCATTTGGAATGTCTTTTTTCTCAAAAGCTTTATTAATAATGCGTTCAATACTTTTTATTTTACGTACTTCACTTTTAGAAACGATTACCATGGAAACTCCTGTTTTTCCGGCACGACCTGTACGACCAGAACGGTGCGTATACGTTTCAATTTCATCAGGAAGTTGGTAGTTTATTACGTGAGTAATATCATCTACATCAATACCACGAGCAGCCACATCAGTCGCTACAAGCATTTGAATTTGCTTATTTCTAAACGATTTCATTACTAAGTCACGTTGGTTTTGGCTTAAATCGCCGTGTAATGCACCTGCACTATAACCATCTTCAATTAATCGTTCAGCAACTTTTTGAGTATCGTTTTTTGTTCTACAGAAAACCACCGAAAAAATATCAGGATTCGCATCTGCCAAACGTTTTAAAGCATCATAACGGTCTCTTGAATTTACTAAATAATATTCATGAGTTACTTGACTGGTACTTTCATTTTTATTACCCACAGTAATTTCTTGTGGATTTTTCATGAATTTTTTAGCAATCATAGCAACTTCTCTAGGCATGGTTGCAGAAAATAACCAGGTGTTTTTTCCTTCAGGAGAATGCGAAAGAATATCAGTGATATCTTCCTTAAAACCCATGTTTAGCATCTCATCAGCCTCGTCTAAAACAGCATATTGAATTTTAGAAATATCAACCAAACGTCTGCTAATCATATCTTTCATACGTCCAGGTGTAGCCACAATAATTTGCGCACCTTTTTTTACATCTCTAGCTTGGTCTGTTATACTAGAACCACCATAAATTGCCACAACATTAAGTCCTTTACAATACTTACCGTATTGTTTCATTTCATTGGTAATTTGCAAGCAAAGTTCACGTGTTGGTGATAAAATAAGACCTTGTGTGGTTCTGCTATCAATATCAATTTTTTGAAGCATAGGAAAACCAAATGCTGCCGTTTTTCCTGTTCCTGTTTGGGCTAAAGCCACTAAATCGGTTTCAGATTCTAATAAAATTGGGATTGCTTTAATTTGTACATCACTTGGGGTTTCAAAACCTAAATCGGTAATAGCGTGTAACAGGTCTTCATTAAGACCTAAATCTTGGAATGTGTTCATTCTTGTATAAGTATTCGATTGTTTTATGTGGTGTTACATAAGAAGCGAATCGACATACTTAAACCTAAACTTCTAGTAACACATCCTCACTCTGAGGAATTATTTCAAGCGGCAAAGGTAATCAATTATTTGTAATTAACTAATATTGTATTAATTGTTTGGTTTTGGGCGTTTTAACACGCTTTCACTACTCGCTCCCTCCTGTGTCGGGGAGCTCAAACAGACCGTTCAATCGTTAACGCAATAAATTTATTTAATTGTGAACCATATTTATTCTAAAAACTTTACTTTTTCTCCTTGAGAAATAAAAACTAAAGCATCAAAATGTTTGAACCAATTTGTTTTATCTTTTTTTAGTCTAAACATACCTTCGTATTCTCTATCCGCAAAATCAGGGTTTTCTGTAATTAATTGTTTCGAATCAATAAAGTAATTATTTTTTGTTGAAGGTAAAAAGTGAAGTAAATTTTCATTGTCTTTACTGATTTTTTTAATCCATTTGTTTCTTCTATAAGGCATATATATTGTAGAAATAGCTATGTGATATGATATTTCAGGATTCATATTTACAAATTGACCTCCCATTGTTTGTCCTTTCATAAAATCGTATTCATATTTTGCCATATGGGCATTAGCTAACCAAACAATGAATTTTTTGTTTGGCATTGCTTTAACTAAGAAGTCGAGATTTTGTGCCATTTGAGAATCTCTAATAGCAATTCCTTGAGTGTCATTTGCAGATGTAAACATATCAATAGAGCTCCTAAAACTTTTCAAAATTTGATACCAAATTGGATTGGACTGTGTTTTTATGTCTTTTAATATTTTGTCAATATGTTCTATTAAGTAATTTAATTTTATTTCACTGATTTTTTTTGGAAGATCAAATCTACTTTTAACTACAATATCCGAAAGTTGAATGAGTTCGTCATTGTATTCAATATTAGTTTCAGATAAAAAAGCTTCTAGTTTTTTTGAAAAATTATAATAAGCGTATGGAGAAAACATTTGATTATCAAACCCCCAAATGGTTACATTTTTCTCGATTAAAAAATTGAACAGTTCTTGACATTGAACTGAATTGGACCATATGCCTAAAATATTTTCTTTACTATGTTCATAAAACAATGCAAAAAAATCACTTTCAAAAGCAATATCTCTATAGCCTTTATCTAGTACTAAGTATTTGATGAATTCGGTTTTGATTAAAAATTCTGAACCAATATGATGTTCTGATTCTCCTAAAAAAACGACCTTTTTATTATAAAGATTTTTATCTATAATTTCTTTAACCTCTGAGGTAAGTAGATTGCCTATTGAGTCTAACTCATAAATGTTTTTATCAACTTGAGCAAAAATTGTATTCAGTTGAAGTGTTAGTAAAATTATAAATATTTTCATATTAATAGTAATTACGACTTCCTCAAATTCCCAATCCGTTCCAAAAGCGTAGGATGCGAGTAATGCATAAACACATATGCAGGATGCGGCGTTAAATTACTCAAGCTATTTTTTGAAAGTTTCTTTAATGAGGTAATTAGTGGTTCACCTTTATAGGTGTTTTTGGCATAATCATCGGCTTGGTATTCAAATTTTCTGGAAAACAGATTCATAATTAAACCTGTAATTTCCGAAATAGGGGAGTAGAGCAGTCCAAAAGCTATCAACCCAATATGAAAACTTGGAATTTCAACGCCCAAAGCATTTGACAATAGCGGATTTGAAATAAACAACGACAAAATATAAAGCGTTAAACCTGTTAATAAAATAGAAGCAAACAAGTTGAAAATGATATGCTTCTTTTTGTAATGCCCAACTTCGTGTGCTAAAACGGCAACAATTTCTTCATCGTCTAAATCGTTAATCAAGGTGTCGTAAAGTGTCACGCGTTTTTCACTACCAAAACCAGAGAAATAAGCGTTTGCTTTGGTACTACGTTTCGAGCCATCAATTACAAAAATTTTATCAAGCTTAAAACCGACTGTTTGTGCGTATTCTGATATTTTATCTCGTAAACTTCCTGTTTCCAGAGGTGTTTGTTTGTTAAATAAAGGTACAATAAGTTTGGAGTAAAACATATTCATAAACAAAGAAAAAACAGCAACTAATCCCCAAGCATATAGCCAAAAATAATGTCCAGTAGATTGATAAAACCAAATTATTAAAGCTAAAATACCACCACCAACAACGGCCATCATCAGCCAACCTTTTATCTTATCAAGAATGAAGGTTTTAACGGTTGTTTTATTAAATCCGAATTTTTCCTCAATTACAAAGGTGCTGTAATAGGAGAACGGTGTAGTTAGTATATCGCTACCAATCATAATAATTCCGAAGAAAATTAAAGCTATAATAATGGGGTTGTTACTGTAGCTTCTGGCAATGTTGTCAATAAATTCAAATCCATCAAAGAACAAGAAGCCTAAGGTTAAAATAAGTGAAAATGTGGAGGTTAAGATGCCAAATTTATAATTGGTAGCCTTGTAGTTTTGAGATTTTTTATATTCGGTTTCATCATAAACATCTTGCAATTCTTCAGGAAGTGTATCGTTGTAATGTTTAGCGTTTAAAGCATCCAAAATTTTATCAACTATAAAATTGATAATGATGATGGCTATGATGATGTAGAATAAGGTTGTTGATGTCATGTTAATGTTTTTTGTCATTGCGAGACTTTAAAAAGTCGTGGCAATCTGTATTTTATTGGTTGTAATATTTTTTATGAGATTGCTTCGGCGAAAAAAATGCCTCGCAATGACGTTTATTTAAAATCTCGTTGTCTCTTCGCCTCAAAAATAAGAATTCCTGCAGCAACCGATACATTCATAGAATCGATATCGCCTTGCATGGGAATAATAATATTTTGAGTCGCATTATCTAACCAATCATTACTTAAACCTGTTGCTTCGGTACCAACAACAATTGCTGTAGGTTTGGTGTAATCTTGTGTATGATAATTCACCGATGCTTGTAAAGCAGCACAGTAAATAGAAATGTTTTCAGATTTTAAAAACGCAATAATTTCAGTGGTTGTTCCAGTGGCTATTTGATTGGTAAATACACAGCCCACACTAGATCGAATAATGTTTGGGTTGTATAAGTCGGTTTTTGGGTTGGCAATAATAACGGCATCTACATAGGCAGCATCGGCAGTTCTTAAAATGGCTCCAATGTTTCCAGGTTTTTCTAGTGCTTCAGCAACTAAAATCAATGGATTTTTTCTGCTAAATTTTAAATCCTTAATAGCGTGATTTTTAGTTTTGGCAACAGCTAAAACACCTTCTGTGGTATCACGATAAGCTAATTTTTGGTACACATCGGTAGAAACTTCTATGAGGTTTAGTTGTTTTGTTGTTAGGTTGTTGATTTGTTCCTCAGAAATTATTTCAGGGTTAAACAATACGTGTTCCAACTCATAACCGCCTTTTAATGCCAAGGTAATTTCGCGTTCACCTTCAATTAAAAATAAACCGCTTTTTTTTCGTTCGCGCGATTTGTCTTTTAATTGAACCAATTGTCGAATTAATGGGTTTTGTATGCTTGATATAACTTTATTCATTCTAAAAGCAAAAGTAATTTTAATAAGTTTAAATACTGTTCTTTTCAAAATAATTAACCAAAAGCGCCACCACATAGCTGTAGCTCTCCATGCCTTTTGCTTGTTTGTTAGCTTTTAGGTAAGAACTGTATGTTATCTTTAAAAGAGGTTCTA
The genomic region above belongs to Mariniflexile litorale and contains:
- a CDS encoding M48 family metallopeptidase, with amino-acid sequence MTSTTLFYIIIAIIIINFIVDKILDALNAKHYNDTLPEELQDVYDETEYKKSQNYKATNYKFGILTSTFSLILTLGFLFFDGFEFIDNIARSYSNNPIIIALIFFGIIMIGSDILTTPFSYYSTFVIEEKFGFNKTTVKTFILDKIKGWLMMAVVGGGILALIIWFYQSTGHYFWLYAWGLVAVFSLFMNMFYSKLIVPLFNKQTPLETGSLRDKISEYAQTVGFKLDKIFVIDGSKRSTKANAYFSGFGSEKRVTLYDTLINDLDDEEIVAVLAHEVGHYKKKHIIFNLFASILLTGLTLYILSLFISNPLLSNALGVEIPSFHIGLIAFGLLYSPISEITGLIMNLFSRKFEYQADDYAKNTYKGEPLITSLKKLSKNSLSNLTPHPAYVFMHYSHPTLLERIGNLRKS
- a CDS encoding RNA methyltransferase — protein: MNKVISSIQNPLIRQLVQLKDKSRERKKSGLFLIEGEREITLALKGGYELEHVLFNPEIISEEQINNLTTKQLNLIEVSTDVYQKLAYRDTTEGVLAVAKTKNHAIKDLKFSRKNPLILVAEALEKPGNIGAILRTADAAYVDAVIIANPKTDLYNPNIIRSSVGCVFTNQIATGTTTEIIAFLKSENISIYCAALQASVNYHTQDYTKPTAIVVGTEATGLSNDWLDNATQNIIIPMQGDIDSMNVSVAAGILIFEAKRQRDFK
- a CDS encoding erythromycin esterase family protein, producing the protein MKIFIILLTLQLNTIFAQVDKNIYELDSIGNLLTSEVKEIIDKNLYNKKVVFLGESEHHIGSEFLIKTEFIKYLVLDKGYRDIAFESDFFALFYEHSKENILGIWSNSVQCQELFNFLIEKNVTIWGFDNQMFSPYAYYNFSKKLEAFLSETNIEYNDELIQLSDIVVKSRFDLPKKISEIKLNYLIEHIDKILKDIKTQSNPIWYQILKSFRSSIDMFTSANDTQGIAIRDSQMAQNLDFLVKAMPNKKFIVWLANAHMAKYEYDFMKGQTMGGQFVNMNPEISYHIAISTIYMPYRRNKWIKKISKDNENLLHFLPSTKNNYFIDSKQLITENPDFADREYEGMFRLKKDKTNWFKHFDALVFISQGEKVKFLE